The Faecalibacterium prausnitzii genome includes a window with the following:
- the galE gene encoding UDP-glucose 4-epimerase GalE has protein sequence MAILVSGGAGYIGSHTCIELLNAGYDVVVADNYYNASPVVLDRVKQITGKDFRFYNADMTRHEDVEKIFTECPDIDAVIQFAAYKAVGESVSKPIEYYYNNLNCTLVILDVMRRHNCHNFVFSSSATVYGDPASVPITEDFPVGATTNPYGTTKAFTERILTDVCKADPELNVALLRYFNPIGAHKSGLIGEDPNGIPNNLMPYIAKVAIGKLEKVHVFGNDYPTPDGTGVRDYIHVVDLARGHVCAIKKLETKCGLFICNLGTGHGYSVLDVIHAFEKACGKKIPYVIDPRRPGDIAECYADPSKAKRELGWEAEYGIEEMCADSWNWQQKNPDGYHTVK, from the coding sequence ATGGCAATTCTGGTTTCCGGCGGTGCCGGTTATATTGGCAGCCATACCTGCATCGAGCTGCTGAACGCAGGCTACGATGTGGTGGTGGCAGACAACTACTACAATGCTTCCCCTGTGGTGCTCGACCGCGTCAAGCAGATCACCGGGAAGGACTTCCGCTTCTACAATGCGGATATGACCAGACACGAGGACGTGGAGAAGATCTTCACCGAGTGCCCGGACATCGACGCCGTCATCCAGTTCGCCGCCTACAAGGCCGTCGGCGAGAGCGTCTCCAAGCCCATCGAATACTACTACAACAACCTGAACTGCACGCTGGTCATTCTGGACGTGATGCGCCGCCACAACTGCCACAACTTCGTGTTCAGCTCTTCGGCCACCGTCTACGGCGACCCCGCCTCTGTGCCCATCACCGAGGATTTCCCCGTTGGTGCCACCACCAACCCCTACGGCACCACCAAGGCCTTCACCGAGCGCATCCTGACCGATGTCTGCAAGGCTGACCCGGAGCTGAACGTGGCCCTGCTGCGGTACTTCAACCCCATCGGTGCCCACAAGTCCGGCCTCATCGGCGAGGACCCCAACGGCATCCCCAATAACCTGATGCCCTACATCGCCAAGGTCGCCATTGGCAAGCTGGAAAAAGTCCACGTCTTCGGCAACGACTACCCCACCCCCGACGGCACCGGCGTGCGCGACTACATCCACGTCGTGGACCTGGCCCGCGGCCATGTCTGCGCCATCAAGAAGCTGGAGACCAAGTGCGGCCTCTTCATCTGCAACCTGGGCACCGGCCACGGCTACAGCGTGCTGGATGTCATCCATGCCTTCGAGAAGGCCTGCGGCAAAAAGATCCCCTATGTCATCGACCCGCGCCGCCCCGGCGACATCGCCGAGTGCTACGCCGACCCCTCCAAGGCCAAGCGTGAGCTGGGCTGGGAGGCCGAGTACGGCATCGAGGAGATGTGCGCCGACAGCTGGAACTGGCAGCAGAAGAACCCCGACGGCTACCACACCGTGAAGTAA
- a CDS encoding aldose epimerase family protein — protein sequence MAQFRSRPFGVTRDGEKVNEYIMSNPGGLAVSVLNYGCVIKNIFVPTKQGPVDVVVGHDTFADYEQDFNSSSSTCCGAFVGRYANRIENAEFSVGGRKYQLEPNNGRNHLHGTFPKKIYDVKAFGDTLLLETESPAGEDGFPGNLKVSVRYILTEDNALRMDYRVSSDADTILNLTNHTYFNLDGGGDVLNQKLRLYASRYLEGNNETCPTGNILPVDNTPMDFRAGKIIGRDIDTGFSQTTMAGGGYDHCFVIDRGRGASQSLCAWASSDQTGISMKVYTTQPGVQLYTANFLQDCPAPGKGGIPMQKYGGFALETQHFPCSPSHPEFPSTVLRAGKVFRANTTLRFFTGKQCGKL from the coding sequence ATGGCACAGTTTCGCTCCAGGCCCTTTGGTGTGACCAGAGACGGCGAGAAAGTCAATGAATACATCATGTCGAATCCCGGCGGGCTGGCGGTCAGTGTGCTGAATTACGGCTGCGTGATCAAAAACATCTTTGTCCCCACAAAACAGGGTCCGGTGGATGTCGTGGTGGGCCACGATACCTTTGCCGACTACGAACAGGATTTCAATTCTTCCAGCAGCACCTGCTGCGGCGCCTTTGTGGGGCGGTACGCCAACCGCATCGAGAACGCGGAGTTCAGCGTGGGCGGCAGGAAATACCAGCTGGAGCCCAACAACGGCAGGAATCATCTGCACGGCACCTTCCCCAAAAAGATCTACGACGTCAAGGCCTTCGGCGATACCCTGCTGCTGGAGACCGAGAGCCCGGCGGGCGAGGACGGCTTCCCCGGCAACCTGAAAGTTTCGGTGCGGTACATCCTCACCGAGGACAACGCCCTGCGGATGGACTACCGCGTCTCGTCCGATGCCGACACCATCCTGAACCTGACCAACCATACCTATTTCAACCTCGATGGAGGCGGGGACGTGCTGAACCAGAAGCTGCGCCTCTATGCGTCCCGCTATCTGGAGGGCAACAACGAGACCTGCCCCACCGGCAACATCCTGCCGGTGGACAATACGCCCATGGATTTCCGGGCGGGCAAGATCATCGGCCGGGACATCGACACCGGCTTTTCTCAGACTACCATGGCGGGCGGCGGCTACGACCACTGCTTCGTCATCGACCGGGGCCGCGGGGCCAGCCAGAGCCTCTGCGCCTGGGCTTCCAGCGATCAGACCGGCATCAGCATGAAGGTCTACACCACCCAGCCCGGCGTCCAGCTCTACACAGCCAACTTCCTGCAGGACTGCCCTGCCCCCGGCAAGGGCGGCATCCCGATGCAGAAATACGGCGGCTTTGCGCTGGAGACCCAGCACTTCCCCTGCAGCCCCTCTCACCCGGAGTTCCCCTCCACGGTCCTGCGGGCCGGAAAAGTGTTCCGCGCCAACACGACCCTGCGGTTCTTCACCGGCAAACAGTGCGGGAAGCTGTAA